A genomic window from Leishmania braziliensis MHOM/BR/75/M2904 complete genome, chromosome 19 includes:
- the ATG8A.1 gene encoding putative ATG8/AUT7/APG8/PAZ2, with protein sequence MSVYRSLISADARRAECERVCREHPEQVPVVVESANSSHIRFLAMPRDAMVADLEATVRQTLGATSKKVALAIEGCSPAAMTMVGDIFDAYKQPDGFLYVSCARESAMGAKDVCCVGDTGKFFEDIENNPNLLGSM encoded by the coding sequence ATGTCTGTGTACCGATCGCTGATCTCCGCGGACGCGCGCCGCGCGGAgtgcgagcgtgtgtgccgcGAGCACCCTGAGCAGGTGCCCGTGGTGGTCGAGTCGGCCAACTCGAGCCACATCCGCTTCCTCGCCATGCCGCGCGATGCGATGGTAGCCGACCTGGAGGCTACGGTGCGCCAGACGCTGGGGGCTACAAGCAAgaaggtggcgctggcgaTCGAGGGCTGCAGCCCTGCGGCGATGACAATGGTTGGTGACATCTTCGACGCCTACAAGCAACCCGACGGCTTCCTCTACGTCTCGTGCGCGCGAGAGTCGGCTATGGGCGCCAAGGACGTTTGCTGTGTTGGCGATACAGGCAAATTTTTTGAGGACATCGAGAATAACCCGAACCTGCTTGGCTCCATGTAA
- a CDS encoding putative kinesin: KTGLDPNELQGIIPRACMDLFDGLRAKRAKDSDFTYRVEVSYYEIYNEKVFDLIRPQRNTDLRIRNSPNSGPFIEGLTWKMVSREEDVARVIRKGMQERHTAATKFNDRSSRSHAILTFNIVQLSMDDSDNAFQMRSKLNLVDLAGSERTGAAGAEGDEFHDGVKINQSLTVLGRVIDRLADLSQNKGGGLSIPYRDSNLTWVLSDSIGGNSQTSMVATISPHSINFDEMRQTIMYACRAQQVLNKARRNVDPMIMQLRELRAQVADLELRLKEAGGSNYTNEHVRGLEKRIKDLEWQCGEQERIISQLRAELESAGIADPTLIGKPSARGGAGAAGAEGGSAGAGEGQGSVSATTYRRTNEQLQSELTSANMEIVRLQRQLLESERTKSGKLDVDAESTIAKLQAKCDLYRSTFHDWEVHLNHYNAYHWRWSTDYLFGAFEDKMNVLIRQCQNLMMDKDAYVMDTLSRGESEQLRETAKIQRQHLAEISALTAQYREAIEKVKKEYAEREEERAKRQKGASSNSESRMQATRDTFEQEKRRWVQERENMKLSYEEKLATVRAEYQDDLKRLRESLASTTSDRQRQGLSLQELQERHEAEMKNIEQDMARERKRHEAELAMLKKQMSTELSRKEEQITARDTQAQRTEEEAAKLRRDNLKLQTDMRAKERQLNTEIKDLLLKQENMIAVLTTIIGNYEKNPTNLKEDIEALRAFVSDKDYAAFRAKAKEMAFRDPASRRPSASMRNPGSVDEQLSREMDGIRSAIEHMRKTRRDQQANLQQVQQHVYEQLSRSRGFQPSEEVNERLHDANTATQNGKKPV; the protein is encoded by the coding sequence AAGACGGGACTAGACCCGAACGAGCTGCAAGGCATCATCCCGCGCGCGTGCATGGACCTGTTTGACGGCCTCCGTGCGAAGCGCGCCAAGGACTCCGACTTCACGTACCGCGTGGAGGTGTCGTACTACGAGATCTACAACGAGAAGGTGTTCGACCTTATCCGGCCGCAGCGCAACACGGACCTGAGAATTCGTAACTCGCCCAACTCCGGCCCGTTCATCGAAGGGCTGACGTGGAAGATGGTGTCCAGGGAAGAGGACGTCGCCCGCGTGATTCGCAAGGGCATGCAGGAGCGCCACACGGCTGCGACGAAGTTCaacgaccgcagcagccgcagccacgcCATCCTGACCTTCAACATTGTGCAGCTGTCGATGGACGACTCCGACAACGCGTTCCAGATGCGCAGCAAGCTGAACCTGGTGGACCTTGCGGGGTCTGagcgcaccggcgccgctggagccGAGGGCGATGAGTTCCACGACGGGGTGAAGATCAACCAGTCGCTCACGGTGCTGGGCCGCGTGATTGACCGTCTGGCGGACCTGTCGCAGAACAAGGGGGGCGGCCTTAGCATTCCGTACCGCGACTCGAACCTGACGTGGGTGCTGAGCGACTCGATTGGCGGCAACAGCCAGACCTCGATGGTGGCCACCATCTCGCCGCACTCGATCAACTTCGACGAGATGCGCCAGACCATCATGTACGCATGCCGTGCGCAGCAGGTTCTCAACAAGGCGCGCCGCAACGTGGATCCAATGATCATGCAGCTTCGCGAGCTGCGCGCGCAGGTGGCGGACCTGGAGCTGCGGCTGAAGGAGGCGGGTGGCAGCAACTACACGAACGAGCACGTGCGCGGATTAGAAAAACGCATAAAGGACCTCGAGTGGCAGTGTGGTGAGCAGGAGCGCATCATCAGTCAGCTACGTGCGGAACTGGAGAGTGCCGGCATCGCTGATCCAACGCTGATCGGGAAGCCCTCGGCGCGCGGGGGAGcgggtgctgcaggtgcggaAGGCGGGTCTGCTGGTGCGGGCGAGGGGCAGGGCAGCGTGAGTGCCACGACCTACCGCCGTACCaacgagcagctgcagtcggAGTTGACATCGGCGAACATGGAGATTGTGCGGCTGCAGAGACAGTTGCTGGAGTCTGAGAGGACGAAGTCCGGCAAGCTTGATGTAGACGCTGAAAGCACTATTGCGAAGCTCCAGGCCAAGTGCGACCTCTACCGCAGCACCTTTCATGACTGGGAGGTACATCTGAATCACTACAACGCATACCATTGGCGGTGGTCCACCGACTACCTCTTTGGCGCCTTCGAGGACAAAATGAACGTACTGATCCGTCAGTGCCAGAATTTGATGATGGACAAGGACGCCTATGTGATGGACACGCTGAGTCGCGGCGAGAGTGAGCAACTTCGTGAGACGGCTAAGattcagcggcagcacctcgccgAAATATCTGCGCTGACGGCGCAATACCGAGAAGCGATAGAGAAAGTGAAGAAGGAgtacgcagagagagaggaagagcgggcGAAACGGCAGAAGGGGGCGTCGAGCAACTCCGAGTCACGCATGCAAGCCACACGAGATACCTTCGAGCAGGAGAAGCGCCGCTGGGTGCAGGAGCGGGAGAACATGAAGCTTAGCTACGAAGAGAAGCTGGCGACTGTGCGTGCTGAGTACCAGGATGATCTGAAGCGGTTGCGGGAATCGCTGGCGTCGACGACCAGTGATCGCCAGCGCCAgggtctctctctgcaggagctgcaggagcgtcACGAAGCGGAAATGAAAAACATCGAGCAGGACATGGCGCGGGAGCGTAAGCGACacgaggcggagctggcgatgcTAAAGAAGCAAATGAGCACCGAGCTGTCGCGCAAGGAGGAGCAGATCACCGCGCGTGATACGCAGGCACAAAGAacggaagaagaagcggcgaagctgcgccgcgacAACTTGAAGCTACAGACCGATATGCGAGCCAAGGAGCGACAGCTGAACACCGAGATCAAAGACCTCCTTCTGAAGCAGGAGAACATGATCGCTGTGCTGACCACCATTATAGGCAACTACGAAAAGAACCCAACGAACCTCAAGGAGGACATCGAGGCCCTGCGTGCCTTCGTTAGCGACAAGGACTACGCGGCCTTCCGTGCCAAAGCAAAGGAGATGGCATTCCGTGACCCGGCCAGCCGACGGCCGTCGGCGTCGATGCGGAACCCCGGCTCCGTCGACGAGCAGCTCAGCCGCGAAATGGATGGGATTCGTAGCGCCATCGAGCACATGCGCAAGACCCGTAGAGATCAGCAGGCGAacctgcagcaggtgcagcagcacgtgtACGAGCAGCTCTCGCGCAGCCGTGGCTTCCAGCCTAGCGAAGAGGTGAACGAGAGGTTGCACGATGCTAACACGGCCACTCAAAATGGCAAGAAGCCTGTGTAG